A genomic window from Streptomyces broussonetiae includes:
- a CDS encoding class I SAM-dependent methyltransferase produces MADTHVHVSSEGPERYDAYSAPVMRPFVAELLDAVDPGPGSAVLDLACGTGYAAHAAAALVGPAGRVCGADLDEGMIRVARAGHPRLYPDIDFTVAPADHLPYDTAAFDAVVCQQGAQFFPDLASALTEAARVTRPGGRFAATVWASLDRQPYFLAQQRALEEYGGPDAPGHFARAFSRTAEQLTAALCAAGFHAPAHREVTFGITLPPLDAYAPGHLAALWGGLITQSSGEEALTRAGRLVLEQLAHRTAPDGTATLPFTAILVTATR; encoded by the coding sequence ATGGCGGACACCCACGTCCACGTCAGCAGCGAAGGCCCCGAGCGCTACGACGCCTACAGCGCGCCGGTCATGCGCCCGTTCGTGGCCGAGCTGCTGGACGCCGTCGACCCGGGCCCCGGATCCGCCGTCCTCGACCTCGCCTGCGGCACGGGCTACGCCGCCCACGCGGCGGCCGCCCTGGTGGGGCCCGCCGGCCGGGTGTGCGGCGCGGATCTCGACGAGGGCATGATCCGCGTCGCCCGCGCCGGCCACCCCCGCCTCTACCCCGACATCGACTTCACGGTGGCGCCCGCCGACCACCTCCCCTACGACACGGCCGCCTTCGACGCCGTCGTCTGCCAGCAGGGCGCCCAGTTCTTCCCCGACCTCGCCTCCGCCCTCACCGAGGCGGCCCGCGTCACCCGCCCCGGCGGCCGCTTCGCCGCAACCGTCTGGGCCTCCCTGGACCGCCAGCCCTACTTCCTCGCCCAGCAAAGGGCCCTCGAGGAATACGGCGGGCCCGACGCGCCGGGCCACTTCGCCCGGGCGTTCTCGCGCACCGCCGAGCAGCTCACCGCAGCCCTGTGCGCGGCCGGCTTCCACGCCCCGGCCCACCGCGAGGTGACCTTCGGCATCACCCTGCCCCCGCTGGACGCCTACGCCCCCGGCCACCTCGCCGCTCTCTGGGGCGGCCTGATCACACAGTCCAGCGGCGAGGAAGCCCTCACCCGAGCCGGCCGGCTCGTCCTCGAGCAACTCGCGCACCGCACCGCACCGGACGGCACGGCGACCCTCCCCTTCACGGCGATTCTGGTGACAGCGACCCGCTGA
- a CDS encoding ATP-binding SpoIIE family protein phosphatase, with the protein MNFTRWSARLPGTQRRAAARSETPVPADRRGEGSVPAARAEPPADGTPPVAAVDELPARDVLDRVPALVALVHGPDHRIAYVNDAYTTAFGTRPTGAPARESLPELAELGLLPLLDQVLRSKKPRTLKSRRAVDGRSYTFTCTPVAEDGDRDGGVLVFATDVTDHAEAAERLRASERRQRETAVTLQRSLLPQELEQPDDLRIAATYQPGGTEAAVGGDWYDVITLGGGRTALVIGDVMGRGVRAAAVMGQLRTAVRAYARLDLPPHEVLQLLDGLATEIDANQIATCVYAVHDPNEGRLVYASAGHLPILVRDENGTVSRADEPTGPPLGTGGWMHTSGSIALSPGSTAVLYTDGLVERRDEDLDEGIASLERALAGATGTPQVICDRLVRSAGVTADHDDDVAVLVLQHPARTGPDGDLFRNAALELLGGVEAAPRARAFASGVLTSWRFPTELHDLGVLATSELVANSLQHGTPPMRLRLRRTDRRLIVEVTDGDDHLPRRRRAEPADESGRGIAIVATIASNWGSRRTPGGGKAVWCEFVLPKGRH; encoded by the coding sequence GTGAACTTCACGCGCTGGAGCGCCCGGCTCCCCGGAACGCAGCGCCGCGCCGCCGCGCGGAGCGAGACCCCGGTCCCTGCGGACCGGCGGGGAGAAGGCTCCGTGCCCGCGGCCCGCGCCGAACCGCCGGCCGACGGCACACCCCCGGTGGCCGCCGTCGACGAGCTGCCCGCGCGCGACGTCCTCGACCGCGTCCCGGCCCTGGTCGCGCTCGTGCACGGCCCGGACCACCGCATCGCCTACGTCAACGACGCCTATACGACGGCCTTCGGGACCCGCCCCACCGGCGCGCCCGCCCGCGAGTCGCTGCCCGAACTCGCCGAGCTGGGCCTGCTCCCGCTCCTCGACCAGGTGCTGCGCAGCAAAAAACCCCGCACCCTCAAGTCCCGCAGGGCCGTCGACGGCCGCTCGTACACCTTCACCTGCACGCCCGTCGCCGAGGACGGCGACCGCGACGGCGGTGTGCTGGTCTTCGCCACCGACGTCACCGACCACGCCGAGGCCGCCGAACGCCTGCGCGCCAGCGAACGCCGCCAGCGCGAGACCGCCGTCACCCTCCAGCGCTCCCTGCTCCCGCAGGAGCTGGAACAACCCGACGACCTGCGCATCGCCGCCACCTACCAGCCCGGCGGCACCGAGGCCGCGGTCGGCGGCGACTGGTACGACGTCATCACGCTGGGCGGCGGCCGTACGGCCCTGGTGATCGGCGACGTCATGGGCCGGGGCGTCCGGGCGGCCGCGGTGATGGGCCAGCTGCGCACCGCTGTGCGCGCCTACGCCCGCCTGGACCTGCCCCCGCACGAGGTCCTGCAGCTGCTGGACGGCCTGGCCACCGAGATCGACGCCAACCAGATCGCCACCTGCGTCTACGCCGTACACGACCCCAACGAGGGCCGCCTGGTCTACGCCTCCGCCGGCCACCTGCCGATCCTGGTCCGCGACGAGAACGGCACGGTCTCCCGCGCCGACGAACCCACCGGCCCGCCGCTCGGCACCGGCGGCTGGATGCACACGTCGGGTTCGATCGCGCTGAGCCCGGGGTCGACGGCCGTCCTCTACACGGACGGCCTGGTCGAGCGCCGCGACGAGGACCTGGACGAGGGAATCGCATCGCTCGAACGTGCCCTCGCGGGCGCCACGGGCACCCCCCAGGTGATCTGCGACCGCCTGGTCCGCTCCGCCGGCGTCACCGCGGACCACGACGACGACGTGGCCGTCCTCGTCCTCCAGCACCCGGCCCGTACCGGCCCCGACGGTGACCTCTTCCGCAACGCGGCCCTGGAACTCCTCGGAGGCGTGGAGGCCGCCCCACGCGCGCGTGCCTTCGCCTCCGGCGTCCTCACCAGCTGGCGCTTCCCCACCGAACTGCACGACCTCGGCGTCCTCGCCACCAGCGAACTGGTCGCCAACTCCCTCCAGCACGGCACCCCGCCCATGCGCCTCAGGCTCCGCCGCACCGACCGCCGCCTCATCGTCGAGGTCACCGACGGCGACGACCACCTGCCCCGGCGCCGCCGCGCCGAACCGGCGGACGAGTCCGGGCGTGGCATCGCCATCGTGGCGACGATCGCCTCGAACTGGGGCTCGCGCCGCACCCCGGGCGGCGGCAAGGCGGTCTGGTGCGAGTTCGTCCTCCCCAAGGGGAGGCACTGA
- a CDS encoding NAD(P)/FAD-dependent oxidoreductase, which translates to MVKERARILVVGGGYVGMYTALRLQRKLKGELRRGDVEITVVTPEPYMTYQPFLPEAAAGSISPRHVVVPLRRVLDQCHVVIGEVTSIDHEVRTAAVATLATSEEGRTADLLGYDELVLAPGAVARTLPIPGLAEHGIGFKTVEEAIGLRNHVIEQMDIASSTRDPAIRDAALTFVFVGGGYAGVEALAELEDMARYAARYYHNVRPEDMKWILVEASDRILPEVGPELGRYTVTQLRRRNIQVLLETRLDSCADRVAVLSDGQRFPTRTVVWTAGVKPHPVLAATDLPLTEHGRLKCTAQLAVDGTEHAWGAGDAASVPDITAAEPGTETAPNAQHAVRQAKTLGDNIAHALRGEPLQTYAHKYAGSVASLGFHQGVAQVYGRRLKGYPAWFMHRVYHLSRVPTVNRKARVLAEWTLAGLFKREIVSLGSLEHPRAEFELAAGGKSPHSPSDDPKGSS; encoded by the coding sequence ATGGTGAAGGAACGTGCGCGCATTCTGGTTGTCGGCGGCGGCTACGTCGGGATGTACACGGCGCTGCGTCTGCAGCGGAAGCTCAAGGGCGAGCTGAGGCGGGGTGACGTCGAGATCACGGTCGTCACGCCCGAGCCCTACATGACGTATCAGCCGTTCCTTCCCGAGGCGGCGGCCGGTTCGATCTCCCCCCGCCATGTCGTCGTACCACTGCGCCGGGTCCTGGACCAGTGCCACGTCGTCATCGGCGAGGTCACCTCCATCGACCACGAGGTGCGCACCGCCGCGGTCGCCACGCTCGCCACCAGCGAGGAGGGCAGGACGGCCGACCTCCTCGGCTACGACGAACTCGTCCTCGCCCCCGGCGCGGTCGCCCGCACCCTGCCCATCCCCGGCCTCGCCGAGCACGGCATCGGTTTCAAGACCGTCGAAGAGGCCATCGGCCTGCGCAACCACGTCATCGAGCAGATGGACATCGCCTCCTCCACCCGTGACCCCGCGATCCGCGACGCCGCCCTGACCTTCGTCTTCGTCGGCGGCGGCTACGCGGGCGTCGAGGCGCTCGCCGAACTGGAGGACATGGCCCGCTACGCCGCGCGCTACTACCACAACGTCCGCCCCGAGGACATGAAATGGATCCTCGTGGAGGCCTCCGACCGGATCCTGCCCGAGGTCGGCCCGGAGCTGGGCCGCTACACCGTCACCCAGCTGCGCCGCCGCAACATCCAGGTCCTGCTCGAAACCCGCCTGGACTCCTGCGCCGACCGAGTCGCCGTCCTCAGCGACGGCCAGCGCTTCCCGACCCGTACGGTCGTGTGGACCGCCGGCGTCAAACCCCACCCGGTCCTCGCCGCCACCGACCTGCCGCTCACCGAGCACGGCCGGCTGAAATGCACCGCCCAGCTGGCCGTCGACGGCACCGAACACGCCTGGGGAGCCGGCGACGCCGCGTCCGTACCCGACATCACCGCCGCCGAACCCGGCACCGAGACCGCCCCCAACGCCCAGCACGCCGTCCGCCAGGCCAAGACCCTCGGCGACAACATCGCCCACGCGCTGCGCGGCGAGCCCCTTCAGACGTACGCGCACAAGTACGCGGGCTCGGTCGCCTCCCTCGGCTTCCACCAGGGCGTCGCCCAGGTCTACGGGCGCAGGCTGAAGGGCTACCCTGCCTGGTTCATGCACCGCGTCTACCACCTCAGCAGGGTGCCCACCGTCAACCGGAAGGCCCGGGTCCTGGCCGAATGGACCCTCGCCGGGCTCTTCAAACGGGAGATCGTCTCGCTCGGTTCACTCGAACATCCGCGAGCGGAGTTCGAACTCGCGGCCGGTGGAAAGTCTCCTCACAGCCCCTCGGACGACCCGAAGGGGTCGTCCTGA
- a CDS encoding TetR/AcrR family transcriptional regulator yields MHVQDTHWSSAAAMAPGGGAVSAAVGNGRADGARTTPLRVDAQRNLEHVLRAAREVFGELGYGAPMEDVARRARVGVGTVYRRFPSKDVLVRRIAEEETARLTEQARTALGQEDEPWSALSRFLRTSVASGAGRLLPPQVLRVGSNGAAGSAGSLGSGGPGVASAAEEPRVPQQRLQPGAGELRLVPGESAGSADSGVGTLLDVVGQLVERARTAGELRADVSVGDVLLVIATAAPSLPDAAQQAAASARLLDILLEGLRSRPA; encoded by the coding sequence ATGCATGTTCAGGACACGCATTGGTCATCCGCAGCCGCCATGGCACCGGGCGGCGGGGCAGTGAGCGCGGCGGTGGGCAACGGACGCGCGGACGGGGCGCGTACGACACCGCTGCGCGTGGACGCACAGCGCAATCTGGAACACGTGCTGCGTGCGGCGCGTGAGGTGTTCGGCGAGCTGGGGTACGGCGCGCCGATGGAGGACGTGGCACGCCGGGCGCGGGTCGGTGTCGGCACGGTGTACCGGCGCTTTCCCAGCAAGGACGTGCTGGTCCGGCGGATAGCCGAGGAGGAGACCGCGCGTCTGACCGAGCAGGCGCGCACCGCGCTCGGGCAGGAGGACGAGCCGTGGTCGGCGCTGTCCCGCTTCCTGCGGACGTCCGTGGCGTCCGGGGCGGGGCGACTGCTGCCGCCGCAGGTGCTGCGCGTCGGCTCCAACGGCGCCGCCGGTTCAGCCGGTTCGCTCGGCTCGGGCGGCCCGGGCGTGGCCTCGGCCGCCGAGGAGCCTCGGGTGCCGCAGCAGCGGCTGCAGCCGGGGGCCGGTGAACTCCGGCTGGTCCCCGGGGAGTCGGCCGGGTCCGCGGACTCCGGGGTCGGCACGCTGCTCGACGTGGTCGGGCAGTTGGTCGAGCGGGCCCGGACGGCCGGTGAACTGCGGGCGGACGTGTCCGTGGGGGATGTGCTGCTGGTGATCGCCACGGCGGCGCCGTCTCTGCCGGATGCCGCGCAGCAGGCGGCCGCGTCGGCTCGGCTGCTGGACATCCTGCTGGAGGGGCTCAGGTCCCGGCCTGCGTGA
- a CDS encoding sigma-70 family RNA polymerase sigma factor: MSTDGWDESHGDDGDPEAAGVTPPQVPSQGRRVPAGSVPAQREGSALPPPRETPPADAELIERMRGGDDSAYEELYRRHADAVRRYARTCCRDGHTADDLTAEVFARMLQAVRGGSGPEYAVRAYLLTSVRRVAAHWLKSARREQLVDDFAVFAQQTSRSSEVPDDDTVDLGADVRAMQEAEQSMAMQAFRSLPERWQAVLWHTEVEDESPSDVAVLFGLDANGTRVLASRAREGLKQAYLQAHVSASLAGDEECARYADQLGSYARRKLRIRAERGLRKHLEECARCRLAAAQIEEVASGIPGVVPVAVIGWFGAAGYAKALGIIAGGAGAGAAAAATGSSGGAGGGAGGAAASEGLGAPVKAGIAAGVVVVAAAAVALALVNDSHPPTKEIAKPSPSAPLAQPPAPKPKPKPKPKPAPPSAPAKPKPSPPVVLPVSAPKPTPRPAPRPTPTPTPTPTPTPTPTPTPPPTVYQLSELRYDVNGDGTRPEIQLGESSWVWQRYGLSIGGTQYAHGVTVRGESSVTIALNRPCSAYDALAGVDDMTLGLGKVAFSVYADGVRLWQSGTVNGRDRAVPVHVNLTGRRTVRLVVTPHSDTFDRAALADWAESRFTCR; this comes from the coding sequence ATGAGCACTGACGGGTGGGACGAGTCACACGGTGACGACGGGGACCCGGAGGCCGCCGGGGTGACCCCGCCCCAGGTACCGAGCCAGGGCAGGCGCGTTCCCGCCGGGAGCGTGCCGGCCCAGCGTGAGGGCAGCGCGCTGCCGCCGCCCCGGGAGACACCGCCCGCCGACGCCGAGCTGATCGAGCGGATGCGCGGCGGCGACGACTCCGCGTACGAAGAGCTGTACCGCCGGCACGCCGACGCCGTACGGCGCTACGCACGGACCTGCTGCCGGGACGGGCACACCGCCGACGACCTCACGGCCGAGGTGTTCGCCCGGATGCTGCAGGCCGTGCGCGGCGGCTCCGGGCCCGAGTACGCCGTACGGGCCTATCTGCTCACCTCCGTACGACGCGTCGCCGCGCACTGGCTCAAGTCCGCCCGGCGCGAGCAGCTCGTCGACGACTTCGCGGTCTTCGCCCAGCAGACCTCCCGCTCGTCCGAGGTGCCCGACGACGACACTGTGGACCTGGGCGCCGACGTGCGCGCCATGCAGGAGGCCGAGCAGTCCATGGCCATGCAGGCCTTCCGCTCGCTGCCCGAGCGCTGGCAGGCCGTGCTGTGGCACACCGAGGTGGAGGACGAGTCCCCGAGCGACGTGGCCGTGCTCTTCGGGCTGGACGCCAACGGCACCCGGGTGCTCGCCAGCCGCGCGCGCGAGGGACTGAAGCAGGCCTATCTCCAGGCCCACGTCAGCGCGTCCCTCGCCGGTGACGAGGAGTGCGCCCGCTACGCCGACCAGCTCGGCAGCTACGCCCGCCGCAAGCTGCGCATCCGCGCCGAACGGGGCCTGCGCAAGCACCTGGAGGAGTGCGCCAGGTGCCGGCTGGCCGCCGCGCAGATCGAGGAGGTCGCGAGCGGCATCCCCGGTGTCGTCCCGGTCGCGGTCATCGGCTGGTTCGGCGCCGCCGGGTACGCCAAGGCGCTCGGCATCATCGCCGGGGGCGCCGGGGCCGGGGCCGCGGCTGCGGCCACCGGGTCGTCCGGCGGGGCGGGCGGCGGCGCGGGCGGGGCCGCTGCGTCGGAGGGACTCGGCGCCCCGGTGAAGGCGGGGATCGCGGCCGGTGTCGTCGTGGTGGCCGCCGCCGCGGTGGCGCTGGCTCTGGTCAACGACAGCCACCCGCCGACGAAGGAGATCGCCAAGCCGTCGCCGTCCGCGCCCCTCGCGCAGCCTCCGGCGCCGAAGCCAAAACCGAAGCCGAAGCCAAAACCGGCGCCGCCGTCGGCTCCCGCGAAGCCGAAGCCCTCCCCGCCGGTGGTGCTGCCCGTCTCCGCGCCGAAGCCCACGCCCAGGCCTGCGCCCCGGCCCACACCGACGCCGACTCCCACGCCGACGCCCACACCGACCCCGACGCCCACGCCGCCGCCCACCGTCTATCAGTTGAGCGAGCTGCGCTACGACGTCAACGGCGACGGCACCCGGCCCGAGATCCAGCTCGGCGAGAGCAGCTGGGTGTGGCAGCGCTACGGCCTGTCGATCGGCGGCACGCAGTACGCGCACGGGGTGACCGTGCGCGGCGAGTCCTCCGTCACCATCGCCCTCAACCGGCCCTGCAGCGCGTACGACGCACTGGCCGGTGTGGACGACATGACGCTCGGACTCGGCAAGGTGGCGTTCTCCGTCTACGCCGACGGGGTACGGCTGTGGCAGTCCGGGACGGTCAACGGACGCGACCGGGCCGTCCCCGTCCATGTGAACCTCACCGGGCGCAGGACCGTACGGCTCGTCGTGACGCCGCACAGCGACACCTTCGACCGGGCGGCGCTCGCGGACTGGGCGGAGTCCCGGTTCACCTGCCGATAG
- a CDS encoding BTAD domain-containing putative transcriptional regulator, whose amino-acid sequence MRYRILGVAQAADDQGTPVAIGGPRLRTLLTALALRPARTATPETLIDEVWADDPPQDAPAALQALVGRLRRTLGRHTIASTPGGYRLEATEDDIDLYVFERLTHTGTAALAAGDPATAHRALTEALALWRGPALADLPDRTAATRPQALRLAATRARAAAALDLGRAPEVVPELTELTTAHPLDEPLHALLIRALRDTGRPADALAAYESARRALAETLGTDPGPELRSLHASLLDGREPEPPTPPAPHAQPPERTGNLRPRLTSFVGREPELEAIRSDLHRDRLVTLTGPGGSGKTRLAEEAAAGLPQAWLVELAPLDHPEAVPGAVVSALGLRETVLLTNEPATQQDDPVAQLIEHCAQRRQLLILDNCEHVIGAVAALAETLLTHCPGLTILATSREPLGVPGESVRPVEPLVPEQAHRLFAERAKAVRPDAGAVPADTEAVAEICRRLDGLPLAIELAAARLRLLTPRQIADRLDDRFRLLTSGSRTVLPRQQTLRAVVDWSWDLLDERERTVLREVSVFAGGWDLAAAEAVCTGPAADLIGALVDKSLVVAAPTGPDGCGGMRYRMLETIHEYATERAAEAPGVRAAAEHRHRAWVRALVEEADPLLRSAAQLPWIARLESELDNIRAALDRAVRAGDEAEAGAVTLAMGWFWWLRNHRQEAVARVHLVLRLGVALDTLTATGMSDTLRTGGGLAALVEVADPVGALLAAPDGEAGHPLRELRMDLRMLHLFLTSESSTDHLVADSRAPQYVARVRAAYEPGGPRAARFPGIVWPLTAYYLGGPADLGPDLAAAVASCRAYGGDWEVGVALMYRTHVTVDSPGNLRGVDEDLAELRTLTRRVGDRWMGAQVCSAAGEAAMARGRFEEARGEYEEALRLAHEVGAHAESPFLVARIAEIAYRTGDPTTALALLNEAGAAADRYAVREPKAFVLLMRAQIALRERETAHARELYEASRAMARGSAPPPQFGAWLRMVEALVVADESGPLHGLPLLAEALREAVAQRCAEAITAGVVDTAAGLLARHGDLPRALRLYAAADHWRAGAPRPEPERTDAARVHAGARAALPADRYAAERTRGASFGVAEVLHELDGVTAAQSAIGR is encoded by the coding sequence ATGCGGTACAGAATCCTGGGCGTGGCCCAAGCGGCGGACGACCAGGGCACCCCCGTAGCCATCGGCGGCCCCCGCCTGCGCACGCTGCTCACCGCCCTCGCCCTGCGCCCCGCCCGCACGGCCACCCCCGAAACCCTGATCGACGAGGTATGGGCGGACGACCCGCCCCAGGACGCCCCCGCCGCCCTCCAGGCCCTCGTCGGCCGCCTGCGCCGTACCCTCGGCCGCCACACCATCGCCTCCACCCCCGGCGGCTACCGCCTCGAAGCGACCGAGGACGACATCGACCTGTACGTCTTCGAGCGGCTCACCCACACCGGTACCGCGGCCCTGGCCGCGGGCGACCCGGCCACCGCCCACCGCGCCCTCACCGAGGCCCTCGCCCTCTGGCGCGGTCCCGCCCTCGCCGACCTCCCCGACCGCACCGCGGCCACCCGTCCGCAGGCCCTGCGCCTGGCGGCGACCCGCGCCCGGGCTGCCGCCGCCCTCGACCTCGGCCGCGCCCCCGAGGTCGTACCGGAGCTGACGGAACTCACCACGGCCCACCCGCTGGACGAGCCGCTGCACGCCCTCCTCATCCGCGCCCTGCGCGACACGGGCCGCCCCGCCGACGCCCTCGCCGCGTACGAGTCCGCCCGACGCGCCCTCGCCGAGACCCTCGGCACCGACCCGGGCCCCGAACTCCGATCCCTGCACGCGTCGTTGCTCGACGGGCGCGAGCCGGAGCCGCCGACACCGCCCGCGCCCCACGCCCAACCCCCCGAGCGCACCGGCAATCTCCGCCCCCGCCTGACGTCCTTCGTCGGGCGGGAACCAGAACTCGAGGCCATTCGTTCCGACTTGCACAGGGACCGCCTGGTCACCCTCACCGGACCGGGCGGCTCGGGAAAGACCCGTCTCGCCGAGGAGGCCGCCGCAGGGCTCCCGCAGGCATGGCTGGTCGAGCTGGCCCCGCTCGACCACCCGGAGGCGGTGCCCGGCGCGGTGGTCAGTGCGCTCGGTCTGCGCGAGACCGTGCTGCTCACCAACGAGCCGGCGACCCAGCAGGACGACCCCGTCGCCCAGCTGATCGAGCACTGCGCCCAGCGCAGGCAGCTCCTGATCCTTGACAACTGCGAGCATGTCATCGGCGCGGTCGCCGCCCTCGCCGAGACCCTCCTCACCCACTGCCCCGGGCTCACGATCCTCGCGACCAGCCGTGAACCCCTGGGTGTCCCCGGTGAGTCGGTGCGCCCGGTCGAGCCCCTCGTCCCGGAGCAGGCGCACCGCCTCTTCGCCGAGCGCGCGAAGGCCGTCCGTCCCGACGCCGGCGCGGTGCCCGCCGACACCGAGGCCGTGGCGGAGATCTGCCGCCGCCTGGACGGGCTGCCGCTCGCCATCGAGCTGGCCGCGGCCCGGCTCAGGCTGCTGACCCCGCGGCAGATCGCCGACCGGCTCGACGACCGCTTCCGCCTGCTCACCTCCGGAAGCCGTACGGTCCTGCCCCGCCAGCAGACCCTGCGCGCGGTCGTCGACTGGTCCTGGGACCTGCTCGACGAGCGCGAGCGCACGGTGCTGCGCGAGGTCTCGGTGTTCGCCGGCGGCTGGGACCTCGCGGCGGCCGAGGCCGTGTGCACCGGCCCGGCCGCCGACCTGATCGGTGCCCTCGTGGACAAGTCCCTCGTCGTGGCCGCTCCCACCGGCCCCGACGGCTGCGGTGGCATGCGGTACCGCATGCTGGAGACCATCCACGAGTACGCCACGGAGCGTGCCGCCGAGGCCCCCGGAGTGCGCGCCGCCGCCGAGCACCGGCACCGCGCGTGGGTGCGCGCGCTGGTCGAGGAGGCGGACCCGCTGCTGCGCTCGGCGGCCCAACTGCCCTGGATCGCCCGCCTGGAGAGCGAGCTGGACAACATCCGGGCGGCGCTGGACCGCGCGGTGCGCGCCGGCGACGAGGCGGAGGCGGGCGCGGTCACCCTCGCCATGGGCTGGTTCTGGTGGCTGCGCAACCACCGCCAGGAGGCCGTCGCCCGGGTCCACCTGGTGCTCCGCCTGGGCGTGGCCCTGGACACCCTGACGGCGACCGGCATGTCGGACACCCTGCGCACCGGTGGCGGTCTGGCGGCGCTGGTCGAGGTGGCCGATCCGGTCGGCGCCCTCCTCGCCGCGCCCGACGGCGAGGCCGGGCATCCGCTGCGGGAGCTGCGGATGGACCTGCGGATGCTCCACCTGTTCCTGACCTCGGAGTCGAGCACGGACCACCTCGTCGCCGACTCGCGCGCCCCGCAGTACGTCGCGCGCGTGCGGGCCGCCTACGAGCCCGGCGGCCCCCGGGCGGCCCGGTTCCCCGGCATCGTCTGGCCGCTCACCGCCTACTACCTGGGCGGTCCGGCGGACCTCGGCCCGGACCTGGCCGCCGCCGTCGCCAGTTGCCGTGCGTACGGCGGGGACTGGGAGGTCGGCGTCGCCCTGATGTACCGCACCCACGTGACCGTCGACTCCCCGGGCAACCTGCGGGGTGTGGACGAGGACCTGGCCGAGCTGCGCACGCTCACCCGACGGGTCGGGGACCGCTGGATGGGGGCGCAGGTGTGCAGCGCGGCGGGCGAGGCGGCCATGGCGCGTGGCCGGTTCGAGGAGGCCCGCGGTGAGTACGAGGAAGCGCTGCGCCTCGCCCACGAGGTGGGTGCCCACGCCGAGTCGCCGTTCCTGGTGGCGCGGATCGCCGAGATCGCCTACCGCACCGGCGACCCGACGACCGCGCTGGCCCTTCTGAACGAGGCGGGAGCGGCCGCCGATCGCTACGCGGTACGGGAGCCGAAGGCCTTCGTGCTGCTGATGCGCGCCCAGATCGCCCTGCGCGAGCGGGAGACGGCCCACGCCCGCGAGCTGTACGAGGCAAGCCGTGCGATGGCGCGCGGCAGCGCCCCGCCACCGCAGTTCGGAGCGTGGCTGCGCATGGTCGAGGCGCTCGTCGTCGCCGACGAGTCGGGACCGTTGCACGGGCTGCCCCTCCTCGCCGAGGCGCTGCGCGAGGCCGTGGCACAGCGGTGCGCCGAAGCGATCACGGCGGGTGTGGTGGACACCGCGGCCGGTCTGCTGGCCCGGCACGGAGACCTGCCGCGCGCGCTGCGGCTGTACGCCGCCGCGGACCACTGGCGCGCCGGCGCACCACGCCCCGAGCCGGAGCGCACCGACGCCGCCCGCGTGCACGCCGGCGCCCGCGCGGCCCTGCCGGCCGACCGTTACGCGGCCGAACGCACCCGGGGTGCGTCGTTCGGCGTGGCCGAGGTGCTGCACGAACTGGACGGCGTGACGGCAGCGCAGTCGGCTATCGGCAGGTGA